In one window of Agromyces badenianii DNA:
- the rpmH gene encoding 50S ribosomal protein L34 produces the protein MSKRTFQPNNRRRAKKHGFRLRMRTRAGRAILSARRGKGRTELSA, from the coding sequence ATGAGCAAGCGTACTTTCCAGCCGAACAACCGTCGTCGTGCCAAGAAGCACGGCTTCCGCCTTCGCATGCGCACCCGCGCCGGCCGTGCCATCCTTTCGGCGCGACGCGGCAAGGGTCGCACCGAGCTCTCCGCGTAG
- the rnpA gene encoding ribonuclease P protein component has translation MLAKANRITSADDYRVIVRRGAKVAGAHTVSYLRSRESGTDARFGFIVSKKVGTAVRRNLVRRRLKAVCHEALGDGVCDVDVVVRALPSASAADWNEIRAEVLNALERRRARASIDAASQKGE, from the coding sequence GTGCTCGCCAAAGCCAATCGCATCACGAGCGCCGACGACTATCGAGTCATCGTGCGCCGAGGTGCGAAGGTCGCCGGTGCCCACACCGTGAGCTATCTGCGCTCACGGGAGTCGGGCACCGACGCACGCTTCGGCTTCATCGTCTCGAAGAAGGTCGGCACCGCCGTTCGCCGCAATCTGGTGCGGCGGCGACTGAAGGCCGTCTGCCACGAAGCGCTCGGCGACGGCGTCTGCGACGTCGACGTGGTGGTTCGTGCACTGCCGTCGGCGTCCGCCGCCGACTGGAATGAGATTCGCGCCGAGGTGCTGAACGCTCTCGAGCGCCGGCGCGCTCGAGCGTCGATCGATGCCGCATCGCAGAAGGGCGAATAG